Genomic DNA from Streptomyces venezuelae:
CGCCCGCCGCGCACTGAACGTGCGCACGAGATGGACCACTCCCGTCACCAGCAGGCCGAGCCCCGCCAGCGCCGCCACCCGCAGCACCACGAACGTGCCGAGCCCGGTCACCTTCGCCAGGCAGCCGAGCAGCAGCATCCACGGGGAGTAGTACGGGCTCGGGGTGTCCGCGTCGACCAGGGGGTTGCCCGGGGCGGCCAAGTGGTGGCGCAGGCGCTCGATCGTCGCCGCGTGGATGCCGAGGTCGCCCGCCCAGGGCAGGCGGACGATCACGAGGAGGAGCAGGACCACGAGGAGGGATGCCGCCGCCCAGACGGCTCCCCGTATGACGGGTTTAGTGGCGACGCGCATCGTGACGCGCATCGTGCTGAAAGACCCACGTCCGGTAGACGAGGAAGCGGAACGCCGACGCAAGGACGATCGACAGCGCCTTCGCGATGTTCGAGCCGAGCGGGCCACTCATGCCCGCACCGTGGTACGCCCCGTAGAACAGCAGACTCTCCATCGCCACGCCGATCCCGCTGAAGGCGAAGAAGAGCGCGATCTGCCGCTTCGTGCGCGAGGCGCGGTCGCGGTACGCGAAGAAGCGGAAGCCCAGGTAGTTCGTGCCCATGGCCACGCAGCTGGCCAGCACCGTCGCCGTCATCGGTCCCGAGGACATGCCGTGCAGCAGGAGGTTGAAGACGACGAGGTTCACCGCCACACCGCTGCCGCCGACGACGCCGAACTTCACGAGCTCCAGGAACAGCCTGCGCAGGCGGGCGACCGTGAGCCGCGGGGAGGGAGCGGAAACGGGGGCGGGCCCGGTGGCGGGGTCGGAGGCGGAGTCGGGGGGCCTGGGCGCCGGCGGCGCGGTCTGCGGCGCCTCGTGCGGGGTCGGCAGGGTCGGCAGGGTCGACGGACTCATCCACGCACCCCCGCCCCGCGGTCACGGCCGCCGTCCC
This window encodes:
- a CDS encoding GtrA family protein, with the translated sequence MSPSTLPTLPTPHEAPQTAPPAPRPPDSASDPATGPAPVSAPSPRLTVARLRRLFLELVKFGVVGGSGVAVNLVVFNLLLHGMSSGPMTATVLASCVAMGTNYLGFRFFAYRDRASRTKRQIALFFAFSGIGVAMESLLFYGAYHGAGMSGPLGSNIAKALSIVLASAFRFLVYRTWVFQHDARHDARRH